One region of Natronolimnobius baerhuensis genomic DNA includes:
- a CDS encoding ParA family protein, with translation MAGSARLCVTNQKGGVGKTTVAINLAGALNERGQDVLFVDLDPQGNATEGLGLLEAYDAEPPTILDALVDPGAVDHDDLVYDHPEMDVIASNVDMNAAHSALVPLDDAEMQLDALLSSLEQSRGYDTIIVDCPPQLGLITDNALCATENLVIPALAESTSKRSLELLFDYVGSLEMDHDVQIEPVALVANRVEHTNQATAMLEWFDQALPDVPLFEIRKRVALQRAFEAGSSVFAVEEDVDMQAEFKTMADTIETRVQRHEVPA, from the coding sequence ATGGCGGGATCTGCTCGGCTGTGTGTGACAAATCAGAAAGGAGGTGTCGGCAAGACGACCGTGGCGATCAACCTCGCCGGTGCGTTGAACGAACGCGGACAGGACGTGCTGTTCGTCGACCTGGATCCGCAGGGCAACGCAACCGAGGGACTCGGCTTGCTCGAGGCCTACGACGCCGAGCCACCGACGATCCTCGACGCCCTCGTCGATCCGGGCGCTGTCGACCACGACGACCTCGTCTACGACCATCCCGAGATGGATGTGATCGCGAGTAACGTCGATATGAACGCCGCTCACTCTGCGCTCGTCCCACTGGACGACGCCGAGATGCAACTCGACGCGCTTCTCAGTTCGCTCGAGCAGAGCCGTGGCTACGATACTATCATCGTCGACTGCCCACCACAGCTCGGGCTGATCACGGACAACGCACTCTGTGCGACCGAAAACCTCGTGATCCCCGCACTGGCTGAATCGACGAGCAAGCGCTCGCTCGAGTTGCTGTTCGATTACGTCGGCTCGCTCGAGATGGACCACGACGTACAGATCGAGCCGGTTGCACTCGTCGCGAACCGCGTCGAACACACGAATCAGGCGACAGCGATGCTCGAGTGGTTCGACCAGGCCCTGCCGGACGTGCCACTGTTCGAGATCCGCAAGCGGGTTGCACTGCAGCGGGCGTTCGAGGCCGGCTCGTCGGTGTTTGCGGTCGAAGAAGACGTCGATATGCAAGCGGAGTTCAAAACAATGGCTGATACGATTGAAACACGCGTTCAGAGACACGAGGTGCCGGCATGA
- the cheB gene encoding chemotaxis-specific protein-glutamate methyltransferase CheB: MVRAVIADDSAVMRETLGKILEAGGLDVVGRAKNGTEAVTLITDLEPDVATIDIQMPGLTGHEVIEQVMARKPTPMLVISSQTTKNADATFDALEAGAVDFIAKPSGDNSVDIWSKQDEIVDQVRAVAQADVGTVERQSKPQNETQRPESTTIAVTDEFPNDPTLVIGASTGGPRVVEQVLSELPARAGLRILVVQHMADHYTERFAKRLNERTTYDIREARETETVGPGEALLAKGGTHMAVTDWSRGELTVVHDDGPQRHNVKPAIDVTMETAADTVRGNLAGVIMTGMGADGADGLADIKAAGGKAIVQDEATSRVYGMPKVAAERVDVDMTLPKSRLAEGVVNAFRGWSA; this comes from the coding sequence ATGGTCCGGGCCGTCATCGCTGACGATTCTGCAGTCATGCGCGAAACGCTCGGGAAGATTCTCGAGGCGGGCGGACTGGACGTCGTCGGTCGGGCGAAAAACGGCACCGAGGCCGTCACGCTCATCACCGATCTCGAGCCTGACGTTGCCACAATCGACATCCAGATGCCGGGGCTGACGGGCCACGAGGTGATCGAACAGGTGATGGCCCGGAAGCCGACGCCGATGCTGGTTATCAGTTCACAGACGACGAAAAACGCGGATGCGACGTTCGACGCGCTCGAGGCGGGCGCGGTCGACTTTATCGCGAAGCCGTCTGGGGACAATTCGGTCGATATCTGGTCGAAACAGGACGAGATCGTCGATCAGGTGCGAGCGGTCGCACAGGCAGATGTCGGGACGGTCGAGCGACAATCGAAGCCGCAAAACGAGACCCAGCGTCCCGAGTCGACAACGATTGCTGTCACGGACGAGTTCCCGAACGATCCGACGCTGGTCATCGGTGCATCGACCGGCGGCCCGCGGGTCGTCGAGCAAGTGCTGTCCGAACTTCCCGCGCGAGCAGGGTTACGAATTCTGGTAGTTCAACATATGGCTGATCATTATACGGAACGGTTTGCGAAGCGACTGAACGAACGAACGACCTACGACATCCGAGAGGCCCGCGAGACCGAGACAGTCGGTCCGGGCGAGGCGCTCCTAGCGAAAGGCGGCACACACATGGCCGTCACTGACTGGTCCCGGGGCGAACTGACGGTGGTCCACGACGACGGACCCCAGCGACACAACGTCAAGCCGGCAATCGACGTGACGATGGAGACGGCCGCTGACACCGTCCGCGGCAATCTCGCAGGCGTCATCATGACCGGCATGGGCGCAGACGGTGCCGACGGGTTGGCTGATATCAAAGCCGCCGGCGGCAAGGCCATCGTCCAGGACGAGGCCACCTCTCGTGTCTACGGCATGCCAAAAGTCGCCGCCGAGCGCGTCGACGTGGATATGACCCTGCCCAAAAGTCGTCTCGCCGAGGGCGTCGTCAACGCCTTCCGGGGGTGGTCCGCATGA